A genomic region of Metopolophium dirhodum isolate CAU chromosome 1, ASM1992520v1, whole genome shotgun sequence contains the following coding sequences:
- the LOC132943759 gene encoding uncharacterized protein LOC132943759 — MITEGQNLITMEDINAKEMENENKESDIIIPVPDLNSSMATKDINGDHDISEGQNLITMEDINAKEMENENKESDIIIPVPDLNSSMATKDINGDHDR; from the exons atgattaCAGAAGggcaaaatttaataacaatggaAGATATTAATGCGAAggaaatggaaaatgaaaacaaGGAATCTGATATAATTATTCCAGTTCCAGATTTAAATAGTTCAATGGCCACTAAAGATATAAATGGTGATCATGACATAtctg AAGggcaaaatttaataacaatggaAGATATTAATGCGAAggaaatggaaaatgaaaacaaGGAATCTGATATAATTATTCCAGTTCCAGATTTAAATAGTTCAATGGCCACTAAAGATATAAATGGTGATCATGACAGATAA
- the LOC132953707 gene encoding uncharacterized protein LOC132953707, giving the protein MRKKAKNDFEKDFFKLLNNAVFGKTMENLRLRIKMELVCSEKRLQKLINLTTFKHCITYNETLNAISLENKIIKFCKPIYIGFAVLEISKTVMYDYHYNVMQAHYGNKIELMYTDTDSLVYYIQNDDFYKDLENNSNLLDRMDTSDLPRDHPCYIAERKKIPGLFSDETNSEVMTDFCALRSKSYAYKINGKEKIRAKGIRGHVVENHMNFDDHYRCLFGDATLNTKTENVSIRSFKHQLKTIKSNKVTYNSFDDKRIILEDKIHTLAHGH; this is encoded by the exons ATGCGAAAAAAAGCTAAAAACGACTTCGAAAAGgactttttcaaacttttaaacaacGCTGTtttcg GGAAGACGATGGAGAATTTAAGACTTAGAATTAAAATGGAGCTTGTTTGTAGTGAAAAACGTCTGCAAAAACTTATAAACCTTACAACATTCAAACACTGCATTACATACAATGAAACTCTGAATGCCATatcattagaaaataaaattatcaagttttgcaagccaatatatatag gtTTTGCAGTATTGGAAATTTCTAAGACCGTTATGTATGATTATCATTACAACGTTATGCAAGCTCATTATGGAAATAAAATTGAGCTCATGTATACTGATACag attcactGGTATACTATATCCAGAATGATGATTTTTACAAAGACTTGGAAAATAATTCCAATTTACTCGATCGAATGGATACATCAGACTTACCACGAGACCATCCGTGTTACATTGCCGAACGAAAGAAAATTCCGGGTCTGTTTTCCGATGAGACTAATTCAGAGGTTATGACAGATTTTTGTGCACTACGTTCAAAGTCTTATGCATATAAGATCAATGGTAAGGAGAAGATCCGGGCGAAAGGAATCCGAGGACATGTAGTGGAAAACCACATGAACTTCGACGATCATTATCGCTGTCTGTTTGGGGATGCAACCTTGAATACGAAGACAGAAAATGTCTCTATCCGTTCATTCAAACATCAATTGAAGACCATTAAATCAAACAAAGTCACTTATAATAGTTTCGATGACAAGAGGATTATACTCGAGGATAAAATACATACCCTAGCTCACGGACACTAA
- the LOC132943767 gene encoding zinc finger MYM-type protein 1-like codes for MDGTFDNSRKEQLAFVIRYLNEDSGEINERLINLKECNNTSSEQLFNIFENICNDNSLNWNDYLVGQSYDGASNMRGSYNGLQAIIRRSNTAAIFVWCYAHRLNLVLTDAVSSSVNAVDMFGIIETVHDFINSSKKRVALFELHQEKCYGNKQRKRRFKRVQTTRWWSHDLALNTVLDTFDALCDTLEELQKSESSSDRKGAHQAKCLKENLICDKFLLTAFIYKQLFEIVTPLSKMLQTVDIDLIGVIAVVDDKICELKNARSDENFLKLQEKVDRFKMCSSVDNEDFKLLPLNRSKRVPKKSAEETQDEVINDPLQHFKIQTFFVAYDTAIIQIKERFSEITKGIYKDLSLFSRRRLEEISKNNDLLPKDAFDVFSDVYSKFILKDDLKREYLQFSKSYFNFEQVKLLPLQLHNSEIEIYDDLSGSLTDEASESEIEDSFENNHDRQDKEVPKLHKNGCSLSIVLKVLLISGLSSTFPMLTTALKIAVTLPVASTTPERTFSKLNIVKNKLRSTMAEGRLESLMILSCESDIKIETDQIINDFARKSVLLEKALLY; via the coding sequence ATGGATGGTACCTTTGATAACTCTAGAAAAGAACAGTTAGCATTTGtgataagatatttaaatgaagatAGTGGAGAAATCAATGAAAggttaattaacttaaaagaATGCAATAATACGTCTTCTGaacaattgtttaatatttttgaaaacatttgtaATGACAATTCTTTAAATTGGAATGATTATTTAGTGGGACAGTCCTATGATGGGGCTAGTAATATGCGTGGTTCATATAATGGTCTCCAAGCTATAATTAGGCGTTCTAATACAGCTGCTATTTTTGTGTGGTGTTATGCACACCGACTGAATTTGGTCCTTACCGATGCAGTTAGTTCCTCTGTGAATGCTGTTGATATGTTTGGAATTATAGAAACTGtacatgattttattaattcaagTAAGAAAAGGGTTGCATTATTTGAACTACAtcaagaaaaatgttatggtaatAAACAACGTAAACGTCGATTTAAAAGGGTTCAGACAACAAGGTGGTGGTCCCATGATTTGGCATTAAACACAGTTTTGGATACATTTGATGCATTATGTGACACATTAGAAGAACTTCAAAAAAGTGAAAGTTCAAGTGATCGAAAAGGAGCCCACCAagcaaaatgtttaaaagaaaatttaatttgtgacAAATTTTTGTTGACTGcatttatttacaaacaattatttgaaattgtgACACCTTTAAGTAAAATGTTACAAACTGTAGACATAGACCTAATTGGAGTTATAGCTGTAGTCGATGACAAAATATGTGAACTAAAAAATGCCAGAAGTGatgaaaactttttaaaattacaggAAAAAGTTGATAGGTTTAAAATGTGTTCATCTGTGGATAACGAAGATTTTAAACTATTGCCACTAAATCGTTCAAAGAGAGTTCCAAAAAAGTCTGCTGAAGAAACCCAAGATGAAGTAATCAATGATCcacttcaacattttaaaattcaaactttttttgttgcATATGATACTGCAATTATACAGATTAAAGAAAGGTTCAGTGAAATCACCAAGGGTATTTACAAAGATTTGTCCTTATTTTCTCGGAGACGTTTGGaagaaatttcaaaaaataatgatcTATTACCTAAAGATGCATTTGATGTGTTTTCTGATGTTTACAGTAAATTTATACTGAAAGATGATTTAAAAAGGGAATATTTGCAGTTTtctaaaagttatttcaattttgaacaaGTGAAATTATTGCCCTTGCAATTGCATAACTCTGAAATAGAAATTTATGATGACCTCAGTGGTTCATTGACTGATGAAGCGTCAGAATCAGAAATAGAAGATAGTTTTGAGAACAATCACGATAGACAAGACAAAGAAGTACCAAAACTTCATAAAAATGGATGCAGTTTGTCAATTGTTTTAAAGGTTTTGCTAATCAGTGGCCTATCATCTACATTCCCAATGCTTACTACTGCCTTAAAAATTGCTGTTACTCTCCCAGTGGCCAGTACTACTCCAGAGAGAACATTCTCAAAgttaaatattgtgaaaaataaattacgtagTACTATGGCAGAAGGTAGACTTGAAAGCTTAATGATACTTTCGTGTGAATCAGATATCAAAATTGAAACTGATCAAATAATCAACGATTTTGCCAGAAAAAGTGTATTGTTAGAAAAAgcattattgtactaa
- the LOC132943751 gene encoding uncharacterized protein LOC132943751, whose product MDDSYLDVTADYVDECKITQMDYHSFTPYSNMSLSNNDEIRISILNMDSYTLPCESYIYIEGKVNKPTDAAGDVRFSNNGLAFLFSEMRYEINGIEIQKLKTPGVSSCLKAYCSYTPNDLNTLENAAWDSAMDSEDNKNFMSNNVFAGCIPLKHLFGFCEDYKKILLNCNQQLILNRASTDLDAIHVVGEGATAAVEKNKKITIELTKVTWKMPIIRVSDREKLRLIKVIDSHRILSCAFRTWDLCEYPILPRNTSHSWTVKSSSLLEKPRFILFGLQTNRKKNIEIDAGRFDHCQLKNLKVHLNSQVYPYEDFRADFKNNTTSILYKAYTDFQSYYERDYYEPLLLKHIYQNYVPIIVVDLSRQNDNVKSSTVVDLRIEFETDTVIPEKTAAYCLILHDQIITYNPFSGDVRKL is encoded by the coding sequence ATGGATGACTCGTATTTAGACGTTACGGCCGACTATGTCGACGagtgtaaaataacacaaatggATTATCATTCGTTCACCCCGTACTCAAACATGTCTTTATCAAATAACGATGAAATCaggataagtattttaaatatggatTCATACACTTTACCGTGTGAAAGTTATATTTACATCGAGGGGAAAGTAAATAAACCTACCGATGCTGCTGGAGATGTTCGTTTTTCGAATAATGGATTAGCATTTTTATTCTCTGAAATGCGATATGAAATAAACGGaatagaaatacaaaaattaaaaacaccggGAGTTTCGTCTTGTTTGAAAGCCTACTGTTCGTATACTCCAAACGATTTAAATACGTTGGAGAACGCCGCCTGGGATTCAGCGATGGATAGTGaagataataaaaactttatgagTAACAATGTATTTGCCGGGTGTATCCCTCTAAAACATTTATTCGGATTTTGCgaagactataaaaaaatattactcaatTGTAATCAACAACTGATTTTAAATCGTGCATCTACCGACCTGGATGCGATACATGTTGTTGGGGAGGGCGCAACTGCAgccgttgaaaaaaataaaaaaattacaattgaacTTACTAAGGTGACTTGGAAGATGCCTATTATCAGAGTTAGTGATAGAGAAAAATTAAGGCTGATAAAAGTAATAGATTCACATAGAATACTATCGTGTGCGTTCAGAACTTGGGACCTGTGTGAATATCCGATACTTCCTAGAAATACTTCTCATTCGTGGACGGTAAAGTCCAGCAGCTTGCTAGAAAAACCGAGATTTATACTGTTTGGATTACaaacaaatcgaaaaaaaaatattgaaatcgatGCTGGACGATTCGATCACTGTCAACTAAAAAACCTTAAGGTTCACTTAAATTCTCAAGTGTATCCATATGAAGACTTTCGcgctgattttaaaaataatacaactagtATTTTGTATAAAGCCTATACAGATTTTCAATCGTATTATGAGAGAGACTATTACgaaccattattattaaaacatatttatcaaaaCTATGTTCCAATCATCGTTGTCGATTTATCACGTCAAAACGACAATGTAAAGTCGTCGACCGTAGTAGATCtacgtattgaatttgaaacGGATACAGTTATACCAGAAAAGACTGCAGCATATTGCTTAATATTACATGAccagattataacttataacccgtTTAGTGGTGatgttagaaaattataa